One candidate division KSB1 bacterium genomic region harbors:
- a CDS encoding sulfite exporter TauE/SafE family protein, protein MSNELLLLSLTALSLGFIHTVLGPDHYLPFMMMARAGKWPLRKTLLVTCLSGLGHVLSSVLLGLIGIAAGLTLSRLETIEAWRGDLAAWLLIGFGLVYAIWGWRRAYRHRPHTHWHAHGDGVVHLHQHAHEQEHLHVHEAAGERLTPWVIFTIFVFGPCEALIPLLMYPAAQHSWWGLLLVTAVFGVTTIATMLAVVLAAQAGFSRLPLGPLEHYSHTIAGATIALCGLAIRFLGL, encoded by the coding sequence ATGTCCAACGAACTTCTTCTGCTCTCACTCACGGCGCTGTCATTGGGATTTATTCACACGGTTTTGGGGCCGGATCATTATCTGCCGTTCATGATGATGGCGCGCGCTGGCAAATGGCCGCTGCGCAAAACATTACTCGTGACGTGCCTCAGTGGCCTCGGGCATGTTCTCAGCTCGGTGCTATTGGGGCTGATCGGCATCGCCGCCGGGCTTACGCTTTCGCGTTTGGAGACCATCGAGGCATGGCGCGGGGATTTGGCCGCATGGCTGCTCATCGGATTTGGCTTGGTTTATGCAATATGGGGATGGCGGCGCGCCTATCGTCATCGGCCGCACACCCACTGGCACGCGCACGGCGATGGCGTCGTGCATTTGCATCAGCACGCTCACGAGCAGGAGCATCTGCACGTTCACGAAGCCGCCGGAGAGAGATTGACGCCGTGGGTGATCTTCACGATTTTTGTTTTTGGGCCTTGCGAGGCGTTGATTCCGCTATTGATGTATCCCGCCGCGCAACACAGTTGGTGGGGCTTGCTGCTGGTTACCGCAGTTTTTGGCGTGACGACGATTGCGACGATGCTCGCTGTCGTGCTCGCTGCCCAAGCAGGTTTCTCCCGCCTGCCCTTGGGTCCGCTCGAGCACTACAGTCACACGATCGCCGGCGCCACCATTGCGCTTTGCGGCCTGGCGATTCGCTTTCTCGGGCTTTGA